One Setaria italica strain Yugu1 chromosome II, Setaria_italica_v2.0, whole genome shotgun sequence DNA segment encodes these proteins:
- the LOC101770625 gene encoding cell wall protein IFF6 produces MEQRKGDAVAAPAAAANGTGELIGYVDVHVRSARDIQNICIYHKQDVYAKVSLPGDGAPVASTQVVNGGGRNPVFDQSLRLGVRAGDVDAALRCEVWMLSRVKNYLQDQLLGFALVPLPEVVAADGGTLAREFPLTTSDLFQTPSGFLQLELSYIGVVPEVVPISPTPKPALADPEEEPENNAGGGAGNGKEYEKIEFPDLNLVEENQIMVSEYTGLPCAAVEAQSSESLLTSEHEDGATTMSHEAGVRLVESFSTDHSTADSVGAFRSDTPVSSVSTTESPGAAAVPATPQSNSSSEPSGNAHSSAEHKEKAAPEAADAEVDSSRTVQESPAANSPGAASEAAVDKPVISVNIEQEVKVDGNQIMDMYMKSMQQFTDSLAKMKLPALDLDNGSSEKSSPAAAASEADSSGADSSAAKKPAAGGQQEKPSPKVFYGSRAFF; encoded by the coding sequence ATGGAGCAGCGCAAGGGAGATGCGGTtgctgcgccggcggccgcggccaacGGGACCGGGGAGCTGATCGGGTACGTCGACGTGCACGTGCGGAGCGCGCGGGACATCCAGAACATCTGCATCTACCACAAGCAGGACGTGTACGCCAAGGTCTCACTGCCGGGGGACGGTGCGCCGGTGGCGTCCACGCAGGTGGTCAACGGCGGCGGGCGAAACCCGGTGTTCGACCAGTCGCTGCGCCTTGGCGTGCGCGCGGGGGACGTCGACGCCGCGCTCCGCTGCGAGGTCTGGATGCTCAGCCGGGTCAAGAACTATCTGCAGGACCAGCTGCTTGGGTTCGCGCTCGTGCCGCTCCCGgaggtcgtcgccgccgacggcggcaCGCTCGCCCGGGAGTTCCCCCTCACCACCAGCGACCTCTTCCAGACGCCCTCGGGCTTCCTGCAGCTCGAGCTCTCCTATATCGGTGTCGTGCCGGAGGTCGTGCCCATCTCGCCGACGCCCAAGCCGGCGCTGGCCGAcccggaggaggagccggagaataacgccggcggcggcgcagggaacGGGAAGGAGTACGAGAAGATCGAGTTCCCCGACCTGAATCTCGTCGAGGAAAACCAGATCATGGTGTCCGAGTACACCGGGCTGCCGTGCGCGGCCGTGGAGGCGCAGAGCTCCGAGAGCCTGCTGACCTCGGAGCACGAGGACGGCGCCACGACCATGAGCCACGAAGCCGGCGTGCGCCTGGTGGAGAGCTTCTCGACGGACCACAGCACCGCTGACTCGGTGGGCGCCTTCCGGAGCGACACGCCGGTCAGCAGCGTGTCCACCACGGAGtcccccggcgccgcggcggtgccggcCACTCCTCAGTCAAACTCCAGCTCGGAACCGTCCGGGAACGCCCACTCGTCGGCCGAGCACAAGGAGAAGGCGGCGCCCGAGGCCGCCGACGCGGAGGTCGACTCGTCCCGCACCGTCCAGGAGAGCCCCGCGGCGAACTCGCCCGGCGCCGCGTCGGAGGCCGCGGTGGACAAGCCGGTGATCAGCGTCAACATCGAGCAGGAGGTGAAGGTCGACGGGAACCAGATCATGGATATGTACATGAAGAGCATGCAGCAGTTCACGGACTCGCTGGCCAAGATGAAGCTCCCCGCCTTGGATTTGGACAACGGCAGCAGCGAGAAGAGcagccccgctgccgccgcctccgaggCAGACTCCAGTGGCGCCGACTCGAGCGCGGCGAAGAAGCCGGCTGCCGGCGGGCAGCAGGAGAAGCCGTCTCCCAAGGTGTTCTACGGCAGCCGGGCCTTCTTCTGA
- the LOC101771294 gene encoding putative MO25-like protein At5g47540 isoform X1: protein MKGLFKSKPRTPVDVVRQTRENLVHLDLNSGSRGGDAKREEKFMQMAELSKNIRELKSILYGNGESEPVTEACVQLTQEFFRENTLRLLIIHLPKLNLETRKDATQVVANLQRQQVSSKIVASEYLESNKDLLDILISGYENMDIALHYGAMLRECIRHQSIARYVLESEHMKKFFDYIQLPNFDIASDASATFKELLTRHKATVAEFLTNNYDWFFEEFNSRLLSSTNYITKRQAIKLLGDMLLDRSNVAVMMRYVSSKDNLMILMNLLRDSSKNIQIEAFHVFKLFAANKNKPAEVVNILVTNRSKLLRFFAGFKIDKEDEQFEADKEQVIKEISAL from the exons ATGAAGGGCCTCTTCAAGTCCAAGCCACGGACGCCCGTTGACGTCGTGCGGCAGACGCGCGAGAACCTCGTCCACCTCGACCTCAACTCCGGCTCCCGGGGAGGCGACGCCAAGCGCGAGGAGAAG TTTATGCAGATGGCAGAGCTAAGCAAAAATATCAGGGAATTGAAGTCTATTCTATACGGCAATGGTGAATCAGAGCCTGTAACCGAAGCGTGTGTCCAACTGACCCAAGAGTTCTTCAGGGAGAACACTTTGCGGCTATTAATTATACATCTTCCAAAACTAAATCTGGAG ACTAGGAAAGATGCTACTCAAgttgttgcaaacttgcaaagACAGCAAGTATCCTCAAAGATAGTTGCGTCTGAGTACCTAGAGTCAAATAAGGATCTCTTGGACATCTTAATTTCAGG GTATGAGAATATGGACATTGCTTTACATTATGGTGCTATGTTGAGGGAATGTATTCGCCACCAAAGCATTGCAAG GTATGTTTTAGAATCTGAACACATGAAGAAGTTCTTCGACTATATACAGCTTCCAAATTTTGACATAGCTTCTGATGCTTCTGCAACCTTTAAG GAACTATTGACAAGGCATAAAGCAACCGTGGCTGAATTTCTCACCAACAATTATGATTGG TTCTTTGAAGAATTCAACTCTAGGTTGCTATCATCAACCAACTACATAACGAAAAGGCAAGCTATCAAG TTGCTGGGAGATATGCTGCTAGATAGATCAAATGTTGCAGTCATGATGCGCTATGTTAGTTCCAAAGACAATCTTATGATCCTGATGAACCTCCTAAGG GATTCAAGTAAAAATATTCAAATTGAGGCGTTTCACGTGTTCAAG CTGTTTGctgcaaataaaaacaaaccgGCAGAGGTTGTAAACATACTGGTCACCAATAGAAGCAAGCTTCTTCGCTTTTTCGCTGGATTCAAGATTGACAAAG AGGATGAGCAGTTTGAAGCAGACAAGGAGCAGGTCATTAAAGAAATATCGGCACTTTGA
- the LOC101771294 gene encoding putative MO25-like protein At5g47540 isoform X2, giving the protein MKGLFKSKPRTPVDVVRQTRENLVHLDLNSGSRGGDAKREEKMAELSKNIRELKSILYGNGESEPVTEACVQLTQEFFRENTLRLLIIHLPKLNLETRKDATQVVANLQRQQVSSKIVASEYLESNKDLLDILISGYENMDIALHYGAMLRECIRHQSIARYVLESEHMKKFFDYIQLPNFDIASDASATFKELLTRHKATVAEFLTNNYDWFFEEFNSRLLSSTNYITKRQAIKLLGDMLLDRSNVAVMMRYVSSKDNLMILMNLLRDSSKNIQIEAFHVFKLFAANKNKPAEVVNILVTNRSKLLRFFAGFKIDKEDEQFEADKEQVIKEISAL; this is encoded by the exons ATGAAGGGCCTCTTCAAGTCCAAGCCACGGACGCCCGTTGACGTCGTGCGGCAGACGCGCGAGAACCTCGTCCACCTCGACCTCAACTCCGGCTCCCGGGGAGGCGACGCCAAGCGCGAGGAGAAG ATGGCAGAGCTAAGCAAAAATATCAGGGAATTGAAGTCTATTCTATACGGCAATGGTGAATCAGAGCCTGTAACCGAAGCGTGTGTCCAACTGACCCAAGAGTTCTTCAGGGAGAACACTTTGCGGCTATTAATTATACATCTTCCAAAACTAAATCTGGAG ACTAGGAAAGATGCTACTCAAgttgttgcaaacttgcaaagACAGCAAGTATCCTCAAAGATAGTTGCGTCTGAGTACCTAGAGTCAAATAAGGATCTCTTGGACATCTTAATTTCAGG GTATGAGAATATGGACATTGCTTTACATTATGGTGCTATGTTGAGGGAATGTATTCGCCACCAAAGCATTGCAAG GTATGTTTTAGAATCTGAACACATGAAGAAGTTCTTCGACTATATACAGCTTCCAAATTTTGACATAGCTTCTGATGCTTCTGCAACCTTTAAG GAACTATTGACAAGGCATAAAGCAACCGTGGCTGAATTTCTCACCAACAATTATGATTGG TTCTTTGAAGAATTCAACTCTAGGTTGCTATCATCAACCAACTACATAACGAAAAGGCAAGCTATCAAG TTGCTGGGAGATATGCTGCTAGATAGATCAAATGTTGCAGTCATGATGCGCTATGTTAGTTCCAAAGACAATCTTATGATCCTGATGAACCTCCTAAGG GATTCAAGTAAAAATATTCAAATTGAGGCGTTTCACGTGTTCAAG CTGTTTGctgcaaataaaaacaaaccgGCAGAGGTTGTAAACATACTGGTCACCAATAGAAGCAAGCTTCTTCGCTTTTTCGCTGGATTCAAGATTGACAAAG AGGATGAGCAGTTTGAAGCAGACAAGGAGCAGGTCATTAAAGAAATATCGGCACTTTGA
- the LOC101771687 gene encoding A-kinase anchor protein 17A isoform X1: MPAAAALRPTEPLPLPSGLSLTPRLKLILTFFRADLTVRPLDEWQLKSALLTFLRDPPLSLPLLPDSDLSVRRLPNLQKRRREEPVASGALHVRDLSLLRPRKGDSEAEEMTPEQEEEKYFEWRSSLVEKLEGIELNLEGVKFRMTIEIPPSEDFRTMKKSWEDFYSSELLNSRNPVRKIARRPDTIIVRGVPSRWFAETRVSSKPSTLVTHTIFSALGKIRTLNIANDDELEAKEDGANKELISGLNCKVWVQFESYDDFHDAMKALCGRSLEKEGSRLRVDYDVTWDREGFFRIAQYEPARSNVGEKDASASVHGRKKHYTSRIESDHRKRFRD; the protein is encoded by the exons atgcccgccgccgcggcgctccgGCCGACCGAACCGCTCCCACTTCCGAGCGGGCTCTCCCTAACACCGCGCCTCAAGCTTATCCTCACCTTCTTCCGTGCTGACCTCACCGTCCGCCCCCTCGACGAGTGGCAGCTCAAGTCTGCCCTCCTCACCTTCCTCCGCGACCCGCCCCTCTCGCTCCCGCTCCTCCCCGACTCCGACCTCTCCGTGCGCCGCCTTCCCAACCTCCAGAAGCGCCGCCGCGAGGAGCCCGTCGCCTCCGGGGCCCTCCATGTCCGCGACCTATCCTTACTACGCCCCCGCAAAGGCGACAGCGAGGCCGAGGAGATGACCCCGgaacaggaggaggagaaatACTTCGAGTGGCGGAGCTCCCTGGTCGAGAAGCTGGAAGGCATTGAGCTCAATCTCGAGGGAGTCAAGTTCCGGATGACCATCGAGATCCCGCCGTCGGAAGACTTCAGGACGATGAAGAAATCGTGGGAGGATTTCTACTCCTCCGAGCTACTCAATAGCA GGAATCCGGTGAGGAAGATAGCGAGAAGGCCTGACACTATTATTGTCCGTGGAGTGCCGTCCAGGTGGTTTGCAGAGACAAGAGTATCATCCAAGCCATCCACGCTGGTCACACACACTATTTTCTCAGCTCTCGGTAAAATAAG GACTCTAaatattgccaatgatgatgaGTTAGAAGCCAAAGAAGATGGAGCCAATAAGGAGCTCATATCTGGACTCAATTGCAAAGTTTGGGTGCAATTTGAGAGCTATGATGACTTCCATGATGCAATGAAGGCGTTATGTGGACGCTCTTTAGAGAAG GAAGGATCGCGGCTAAGGGTAGACTATGATGTGACCTGGGACCGCGAAGGTTTCTTTCGTATTGCTCAGTATGAACCTGCTCGTAGCAATGTAGGTGAGAAGGATGCATCAGCGTCGGTTCATGGCCGGAAGAAACATTACACTTCACGAATTGAGTCAGATCATAGGAAGAGATTTAGG GATTGA
- the LOC101771687 gene encoding A-kinase anchor protein 17A isoform X2, whose translation MPAAAALRPTEPLPLPSGLSLTPRLKLILTFFRADLTVRPLDEWQLKSALLTFLRDPPLSLPLLPDSDLSVRRLPNLQKRRREEPVASGALHVRDLSLLRPRKGDSEAEEMTPEQEEEKYFEWRSSLVEKLEGIELNLEGVKFRMTIEIPPSEDFRTMKKSWEDFYSSELLNSRNPVRKIARRPDTIIVRGVPSRWFAETRVSSKPSTLVTHTIFSALGKIRTLNIANDDELEAKEDGANKELISGLNCKVWVQFESYDDFHDAMKALCGRSLEKDRG comes from the exons atgcccgccgccgcggcgctccgGCCGACCGAACCGCTCCCACTTCCGAGCGGGCTCTCCCTAACACCGCGCCTCAAGCTTATCCTCACCTTCTTCCGTGCTGACCTCACCGTCCGCCCCCTCGACGAGTGGCAGCTCAAGTCTGCCCTCCTCACCTTCCTCCGCGACCCGCCCCTCTCGCTCCCGCTCCTCCCCGACTCCGACCTCTCCGTGCGCCGCCTTCCCAACCTCCAGAAGCGCCGCCGCGAGGAGCCCGTCGCCTCCGGGGCCCTCCATGTCCGCGACCTATCCTTACTACGCCCCCGCAAAGGCGACAGCGAGGCCGAGGAGATGACCCCGgaacaggaggaggagaaatACTTCGAGTGGCGGAGCTCCCTGGTCGAGAAGCTGGAAGGCATTGAGCTCAATCTCGAGGGAGTCAAGTTCCGGATGACCATCGAGATCCCGCCGTCGGAAGACTTCAGGACGATGAAGAAATCGTGGGAGGATTTCTACTCCTCCGAGCTACTCAATAGCA GGAATCCGGTGAGGAAGATAGCGAGAAGGCCTGACACTATTATTGTCCGTGGAGTGCCGTCCAGGTGGTTTGCAGAGACAAGAGTATCATCCAAGCCATCCACGCTGGTCACACACACTATTTTCTCAGCTCTCGGTAAAATAAG GACTCTAaatattgccaatgatgatgaGTTAGAAGCCAAAGAAGATGGAGCCAATAAGGAGCTCATATCTGGACTCAATTGCAAAGTTTGGGTGCAATTTGAGAGCTATGATGACTTCCATGATGCAATGAAGGCGTTATGTGGACGCTCTTTAGAGAAG GATCGCGGCTAA
- the LOC101772626 gene encoding uncharacterized protein LOC101772626: MVFCGTGSFKDVDKEEGAGAGGKPDAAAKAKKAGGKAKGKDNPYASRGLDKFSTVLSELESKREKILRRAGPDADAGHLMVRFVQSGAKGWVPIVVKLPHEEEQQAADAKKRQSKPAKPTSRSSTPPTEPASPKEDPVKPVHVAPVPAPAKTAVPAKKSKASRVRWSWAWGRKVRPCYYWPLAMALLLLSLVVFGRVFAICCTSIWWYLLPILSGEEALGVTRSPAAKARKDVGNKVGDKLAVAPPPSHGKKGSSGAAHEVISPRSHAHRKKG; this comes from the coding sequence ATGGTGTTCTGCGGCACGGGCAGCTTCAAGGACGTCGACAaggaggagggcgccggcgccggcgggaagCCGGACGCGGCGGCCAAGGCGAAGAAGGCCGGCGGCAAGGCCAAGGGGAAGGACAACCCCTATGCGTCGCGGGGGctcgacaagttctccaccgTGCTGTCCGAGCTCGAGTCCAAGCGGGAGAAGAtcctgcgccgcgccggcccggacgccgacgccggccaCCTCATGGTCCGGTTCGTGCAGTCCGGGGCCAAGGGCTGGGTGCCCATCGTCGTCAAGCTCCCGcacgaggaggagcagcaggctgCCGACGCAAAGAAGAGGCAGAGCAAGCCGGCCAAGCCGACCTcgcggtcgtcgacgccgcccaCGGAGCCTGCCAGCCCCAAAGAAGACCCGGTTAAGCCCGTGCACGTTGccccggtgccggcgccggcgaagacAGCTGTGCCGGCGAAGAAGAGTAAGGCCAGCCGCGTGAGGTGGTCCTGGGCCTGGGGAAGGAAGGTAAGGCCTTGCTACTACTGGCCGCTGGCcatggcgctgctgctgctgagcctGGTGGTGTTCGGGAGGGTGTTCGCCATCTGCTGCACCTCCATTTGGTGGTACCTCCTGCCGATCTTGAGCGGGGAGGAAGCCCTCGGCGTGACGAGATCGCCGGCAGCCAAGGCACGCAAGGATGTTGGCAACAAGGTCGGCGACAAACTcgcggtggcgccgcctccTTCGCATGGTAAGAAGGGTAGCTCTGGCGCTGCTCATGAGGTGATTTCGCCAAGAAGTCATGCACATCGAAAGAAGGGTTGA